The genome window GCATAAATGTAACTGTCTTGCCGTTTAGGTGAGCGACCATGCGAACGACGTATTTATAAATTTGGACATTATCGGCGGCTTCGACTAAGTTACCAAATTTTACGCCGATCTCACCTTGTCCTTGAGCGACTTCGTGGTGTCCTAAAAAGACTTCAAGACCAACTTGCTCTAGAACTTGCATCATCTCGGCTCTTAGATCTACCATGCTGTCGATTGGCTGAGTCATCAAGTAACCGCCTTTTCTGCGTGGGCGATGACCTGTGTTGTAGCTATCTTTGAAGTCAGTAGCATCGTTCCACTCGCCTTCCTCGCTATCTACTTGATACATCGCACAGTTTGGGCTATCGATGATTTTGACGTTGTCAAAGACAAAAAATTCATTCTCAGGGCCAAAATACGCCTCATCGCCAAGACCACTGTCTTTTACATATTGCATTGCTCTTTTTGCAATTGAGCGAGGACATTTTTCATAAATTTGACCCTTGTAAATGTCGTAAATATCGCAAAAAACAACAACTGTAATATCAGAAGTAAATGGGTCTAAAAATGTGGTTGTAGCTTCTGGTTTCATTATCATGTCGCTCTTATCGATTGGTTGCCAGCCATGCATAGAACTAGCGTCCATCGGGATACCATTTATAAAATTTTCTTTCGTAACAGCTTTTATGTTGTAGCTAATGCTATGCCAAGCACCACCTAAATCAGTAAATCTAAAATCTACAAATTTGACTTCATTTTCTTTACAAAAATCAAAAAAATGATCTATATTTTGGACGAATTTTCCCACTTTTTTCTCCTTTTAATTTTTAAATTTTTCGTATTCTATCATAAAACCTAATATTTAAGATTAAATTTATATTTTATTTGAACCCAATCTAAAATTTTACTAATTCTCTATCTCTATTTTTAAAAATAGCACATTTTGAATAACCTAAATCTCTAGCTATTTGCTCGCAAATTTCACCATTTTTACCGATATCTTCTTTTGTGTGAGCGTCTGAGCCAAAGGTGATGATTATATCTTTTTCGGCTATTAGTTCAAGTAAATTTACGCTTGGATATTGCTCGCCGATAGGTTTTCTAAAGCCAGCAGCATTTATCTCAACAACTAAATTTGCTTCTTTTATCGCATTTACTGCATTTTTAGCCAAAATTCTAACATCCTTTTTTGGCAAAAATTTAAAAAGTTTTAAAAGATCAATGTGCCCCATAATGTCAAATTTACCAAGCTTGGCCGATCTTTCTACGTGAT of Campylobacter concisus contains these proteins:
- the glnA gene encoding type I glutamate--ammonia ligase; protein product: MGKFVQNIDHFFDFCKENEVKFVDFRFTDLGGAWHSISYNIKAVTKENFINGIPMDASSMHGWQPIDKSDMIMKPEATTTFLDPFTSDITVVVFCDIYDIYKGQIYEKCPRSIAKRAMQYVKDSGLGDEAYFGPENEFFVFDNVKIIDSPNCAMYQVDSEEGEWNDATDFKDSYNTGHRPRRKGGYLMTQPIDSMVDLRAEMMQVLEQVGLEVFLGHHEVAQGQGEIGVKFGNLVEAADNVQIYKYVVRMVAHLNGKTVTFMPKPLYGDNGSGMHVHQSVWKDGKNLFYKEGNYANLSDFARYYIGGVLKHARSVAAFTNPSTNSYKRLIPGFEAPSILTYSSQNRSASIRIPYGAGEKSVRAEMRFPDSTANPYLAFSAMLMAGLDGVKHKYEPVGPMDENLFKLHLDEIRERGIEQLPHTLRGSLEALIRDNEYLKPIMTDLFIDTYQHFKFETQVWPYEARPTAYEFKTCFSC